In Flavobacterium sp. N1736, the following are encoded in one genomic region:
- a CDS encoding deoxynucleoside kinase, which produces MHIAIAGNIGAGKTTLTKLLAKHFKWEPHYEDVVDNPYLDDFYHQMERWSFNLQIYFLNSRFRQVQQIRESGKKIIQDRTIYEDAYIFAPNLYSMGLMTSRDFENYTSLFELMESLVKAPDLLIYLRSSIPNLVGQIHKRGREYENSISIDYLSRLNERYEAWVQTYTKGKLLIIDVDNINFVDNPEDLGNIINRIDAELNGLF; this is translated from the coding sequence ATGCACATAGCAATAGCAGGAAACATAGGCGCTGGAAAAACTACTTTGACTAAATTATTAGCCAAACATTTTAAATGGGAACCACATTACGAAGATGTTGTCGATAATCCGTATTTAGATGATTTTTACCATCAAATGGAGCGTTGGTCGTTTAATTTGCAGATTTATTTCTTAAACAGCAGATTCCGTCAGGTGCAGCAAATTCGCGAAAGCGGAAAAAAAATCATTCAGGACAGAACCATTTATGAAGATGCTTATATTTTTGCTCCCAATTTATATTCGATGGGCTTAATGACAAGCCGCGATTTTGAAAATTATACTTCTCTTTTCGAATTGATGGAATCATTGGTAAAAGCTCCTGATTTATTAATCTATTTAAGAAGTTCTATTCCTAATTTAGTGGGACAAATCCACAAACGCGGACGTGAGTACGAAAACTCTATTTCTATTGATTATTTAAGCCGCCTCAACGAAAGATACGAAGCCTGGGTTCAGACATATACAAAAGGAAAATTATTGATTATCGATGTGGACAATATCAATTTTGTCGATAATCCGGAAGATTTAGGAAATATCATTAATAGAATTGATGCCGAATTGAACGGATTGTTTTAA